The Arctopsyche grandis isolate Sample6627 chromosome 5, ASM5162203v2, whole genome shotgun sequence genome includes a window with the following:
- the LOC143911743 gene encoding kelch-like protein 23 isoform X2 translates to MCDDKIYTKWLKTLMDIEKNCEIQKQDTLNKIRSNYMKIFRGGEYMHLSLETFKYLLDSDEINVQSEEIVFESVKKWMKCNETPKDDIHSLLKIVRYQHLSLKYIMNEVELFTSPIECSRGLVMDAIRWHVFPAERSEEIVAPRKFKYKLLSLGSFNSQTRKVIEEYDSFNNRWRRLKDMEINKRAFGVAFIDEKVVLIGGITSQVGTENAVDTVESIDLSTGAIQSMAPLNVKRYHCVTAVIGEDQYAVLYAIGGWGEKVAQLNSVERFDAISKTWSEVASMNVSRSGCCCAVLNGNIYVAGGRDGDSYVKTFEMYNVKANNWEMKEPFFDTNAYVGMTAANGFLYLIGGHVKYQEPISKVCRYDPKSNTWTKVADISSTGCVAAITIRNKPIYVGGLSPIMQEYDEENNKWNNLAPLNVAREGFVVEVPYYQNLNW, encoded by the exons atgtgtgACGATAAAATTTATACGAAATGGCTGAAGACTCTGATGGACATCGAAAAGAATTGTGAGATTCAAAAACAAGATACTTTGAATAAAATTCGCTCAAACTATATGAAG ATTTTTCGAGGAGGCGAATACATGCATTTGAGTTTGGAAACATTCAAATATCTGTTGGATTCCGATGAAATTAATGTGCAATCTGAAGAAATAGTTTTTGAGAGTGtcaaaaagtggatgaaatgcAATGAAACACCCAAAGACGACATACATTCACTTTTGAAAATTGTCAGATACCAACATCTTTCGTTAAAg TATATAATGAACGAAGTGGAACTTTTTACATCTCCGATTGAATGTAGTCGAGGACTCGTTATGGATGCTATTCGTTGGCACGTTTTTCCTGCGGAAAGATCAGAAGAGATTGTCGCACcgagaaaatttaaatacaaattgttGTCTTTGGGAAGCTTCAATTCACAA ACGCGAAAAGTAATCGAAGAATATGATTCATTCAACAACAGGTGGAGACGACTTAAGGACATGGAGATAAATAAACGAGCATTTGGAGTTGCTTTTATCGATGAGAAAGTGGTATTAATCGGTGGGATTACTTCTCAGGTGGGAACTGAAAATGCAGTGGATACG GTGGAATCAATCGATTTGTCCACTGGTGCTATACAATCTATGGCACCATTAAATGTAAAAAGATATCATTGCGTTACAGCTGTAATTGGAGAAGATCAATATGCCGTTTTGTATGCCATTGGTGGATGGGGAGAAAAAGTTGCACAGCTAAATTCAGTCGAAAg ATTTGATGCAATTAGTAAGACTTGGTCTGAAGTTGCATCAATGAATGTATCTAGATCCGGTTGTTGCTGTGCAGTCTTAAATGGAAACATTTACGTTGCTGGTGGCAGAGATGGAGATAGTTATGTGAAAACTTTTGAAATGTACAATGTCAAAGCAAATAATTGGGAGATGAAAGAACCATTTTTTGACACCAACGCATACGTAGGA ATGACTGCAGCAAATGGATTTTTATACTTGATCGGTGGGCATGTAAAATATCAAGAACCAATAAGTAAAGTATGCCGTTATGATCCTAAGTCGAATACTTGGACTAAAGTTGCTGATATTTCATCCACTGGGTGTGTGGCTGCAATTACCATTCGAAACAAACCCATTTATGTCG GTGGATTATCACCCATTATGCAAGAATACGACGAAGAAAATAACAAATGGAATAATCTAGCTCCACTTAACGTAGCTCGTGAAGGCTTTGTTGTTGAAGTACCATATTACCAGAATTTAAATTGGTAG
- the LOC143911743 gene encoding kelch-like protein 26 isoform X1: MCDDKIYTKWLKTLMDIEKNCEIQKQDTLNKIRSNYMKIFRGGEYMHLSLETFKYLLDSDEINVQSEEIVFESVKKWMKCNETPKDDIHSLLKIVRYQHLSLKYIMNEVELFTSPIECSRGLVMDAIRWHVFPAERSEEIVAPRKFKYKLLSLGSFNSQTRKVIEEYDSFNNRWRRLKDMEINKRAFGVAFIDEKVVLIGGITSQVGTENAVDTVESIDLSTGAIQSMAPLNVKRYHCVTAVIGEDQYAVLYAIGGWGEKVAQLNSVESKTWSEVASMNVSRSGCCCAVLNGNIYVAGGRDGDSYVKTFEMYNVKANNWEMKEPFFDTNAYVGMTAANGFLYLIGGHVKYQEPISKVCRYDPKSNTWTKVADISSTGCVAAITIRNKPIYVGGLSPIMQEYDEENNKWNNLAPLNVAREGFVVEVPYYQNLNW, from the exons atgtgtgACGATAAAATTTATACGAAATGGCTGAAGACTCTGATGGACATCGAAAAGAATTGTGAGATTCAAAAACAAGATACTTTGAATAAAATTCGCTCAAACTATATGAAG ATTTTTCGAGGAGGCGAATACATGCATTTGAGTTTGGAAACATTCAAATATCTGTTGGATTCCGATGAAATTAATGTGCAATCTGAAGAAATAGTTTTTGAGAGTGtcaaaaagtggatgaaatgcAATGAAACACCCAAAGACGACATACATTCACTTTTGAAAATTGTCAGATACCAACATCTTTCGTTAAAg TATATAATGAACGAAGTGGAACTTTTTACATCTCCGATTGAATGTAGTCGAGGACTCGTTATGGATGCTATTCGTTGGCACGTTTTTCCTGCGGAAAGATCAGAAGAGATTGTCGCACcgagaaaatttaaatacaaattgttGTCTTTGGGAAGCTTCAATTCACAA ACGCGAAAAGTAATCGAAGAATATGATTCATTCAACAACAGGTGGAGACGACTTAAGGACATGGAGATAAATAAACGAGCATTTGGAGTTGCTTTTATCGATGAGAAAGTGGTATTAATCGGTGGGATTACTTCTCAGGTGGGAACTGAAAATGCAGTGGATACG GTGGAATCAATCGATTTGTCCACTGGTGCTATACAATCTATGGCACCATTAAATGTAAAAAGATATCATTGCGTTACAGCTGTAATTGGAGAAGATCAATATGCCGTTTTGTATGCCATTGGTGGATGGGGAGAAAAAGTTGCACAGCTAAATTCAGTCGAAAg TAAGACTTGGTCTGAAGTTGCATCAATGAATGTATCTAGATCCGGTTGTTGCTGTGCAGTCTTAAATGGAAACATTTACGTTGCTGGTGGCAGAGATGGAGATAGTTATGTGAAAACTTTTGAAATGTACAATGTCAAAGCAAATAATTGGGAGATGAAAGAACCATTTTTTGACACCAACGCATACGTAGGA ATGACTGCAGCAAATGGATTTTTATACTTGATCGGTGGGCATGTAAAATATCAAGAACCAATAAGTAAAGTATGCCGTTATGATCCTAAGTCGAATACTTGGACTAAAGTTGCTGATATTTCATCCACTGGGTGTGTGGCTGCAATTACCATTCGAAACAAACCCATTTATGTCG GTGGATTATCACCCATTATGCAAGAATACGACGAAGAAAATAACAAATGGAATAATCTAGCTCCACTTAACGTAGCTCGTGAAGGCTTTGTTGTTGAAGTACCATATTACCAGAATTTAAATTGGTAG